cactaacacctcttacagaagcaacctagttttcccaggaggtctcccatccaggtactgaccaggttCAACCCTGCTGAGCTTCAGTGTGCATCCAGTCTCGGGCTGCAGGGAGAAATGGCTGCTGGCTTCTTTTCAGGTCCAAGCTAGTGGCATGTGTCCATTGTTTTTGTCTGTATGCAGGAAGCTCTTTCCAGGGTTTGCTCTTCTCTCAGTCCATTCCTTTGGCACACTTGCATACCACTGAACCCACAGCAAGCTGGCATTATAATGGGCAGTGCAGACTGTCCACTGCAGGCATTAGCTGCCAGGCAGTGGTTGACATATGGAGATTATTTATCCTTCTTCGACAAAGTACTCAATGCTTGGCAGCAGCGCTGAAACAATACCAGTACTGCAAATTTTAGACGATTTTGCTCCTGGAACGCACTCTTATTCTTATTGCTGGATGCATTTTAAAGTGTTTGAACACaaataattatattctttaaatgaCCTGACCAATAATGAAATAgagggagtgtgtttgtgtgtttcagaggAGTATTATTCCACCAGCTCAGGTAGTGATCGTGTCAACACTTTTGATTGACAAGAATGACCTCACCAAACGCCCATTTCCAGCTGCTAATTTAGACTTTGTTACTTTACTTTTTTGATAAGTATAGAGGAAGGAGAGATAGAAGGAAGGAATGAAGAGGTAGAATGGGAATCTTAAATAAAAGCCCACAAAGTCTGAGCACATGCACTAACCGCTAGGCTATGACCTTTATGTCTTCTATggaaattatttttgtatataaaaacagttttaagtttttcagaatttattatttattttttttacaaattttttttttagatatattttatatttattctttaattattaattatttttattttagatgttgattttatatttttattaccctACTTGTATAAaaaatgtgtgctttttttttttttttttttacctgctgtAATATAACGGGTGTTGAGCTTTTATTGGTCTGTTTTTATATGCACTAATATTAATTTCCGCTATCCTTATGTTCACAGTGCCTGCTGCTTTAACCATGGACCCCATCACTGCTCACCAGAGGCTCATATTGTCAGACGACTGTACCATCGTTGCATACGGGAACCTGCACCCGCAGCCCCTGCAGGATTCTCCGCGCCGCTTTGACGTTGAGGTGTCGGTGCTGGGAGCCGAGGGTTTCTCCACGGGCGTCCATTACTGGGAGGTGATGGTGTCCGAGAAAACCCAGTGGATGATCGGCGTGGCCAACGAGACGGTCAACCGCAAGGGAAGCATTCAAATCCAACCCAGCCGAGGCTTCTACTGCATCGTAATGCACGACGGTAACCAATACAGCGCTTGCACCGAGCCCTGGACTCGCCTCAACGTAAAGAGCAAACTCGAGAAAGTGGGTGTCTACTTGGACTACCCCAAAggtttgctggttttctacaatGCCGACGACATGTCCTGGCTCTACACCTACCGAGAGAAGTTTCTAGCTAAACTATATCCATACTTCAGCCCCGGTCAAAGTCACGCCAACGGAAAAAACGTGCAGCCCTTGCGAATTAACACTGTGCGTTTATAGGAACCGAGACAGCAGAAAAGTTTTGGGGATGAAAAAGAAGAAACTGAATACTAGGATGTATAATAAAGTTTCTTTCAGCTTACCTTAGGGCGCTTGGTGGGTAGCTGACTTGTTACTGAATGAAGCGATCTGACTGTTGGATTGTGACGTAAGGATCTGTGGACACCTGGAGTTGCTAAATAAAATGGAGAGCCTTGCACTTTTCTGAGAGGTGCCTATGGCCATTTGGTACATTTTATTCTTGCTAGTCATTTGTAATCTTACCGTGGCCGGCCTGCTTGCCCAAGATTTCCCAGCTGCTTATACACAATACCCCGATTTATGTCCCTCCAGCCCCTGCAGGGTCCAAACGCTCCTTTCATGGCTCAAGTCTGGGAAAAGAGCTTATCCGATGTGCAGACAGAAATATGAAACGTGTTGCCTGTTTCTTTCTGTGCAGTTGGCTTCGGCGTGTTTGTGTAGTGCGTCAAGCGTCTTACTGTTACTCGACACTGAGGTAGTGCTGTACCAACTTCTTGCTTTGTTTGTTATTAACAACTGCATGAACGGAGAGTGGAAGATTATGTCCATCAGGTCATGCTTATTCACGACGTTGACGGTGTTCAATGCAGTAATCACGCTCTCAGACACCCAGCGTGATTCTGTACGTGTGAATGATCGTGTATGTGTTTTTATCCCCTTCTAATCGAGATTCAGGACTCGAATGCCACTAACACATCTGCTGCTACTATAAAAAAGGGCGCCATTACTTTTGCATTTGTACATAGCGCAGGAGAGCTTTGCGATATTGGTGAAAAATGCATCCTCGCACCTTCCTTTTCGCTTTTGCTtgatattgcttttatttattcatcctgTACTCACTTTCTAGAACATTCCAGTGTTTGGGGTCCCGGGACATCTCATGAGGATGGTCGAAGGGTCATCCGTCTGCTTTAACGTGTCTAATCAGGTGATAAGATGGTGAAAGACATTTCCGTTTCCAAGAGATTGCATCTGTTGCTCTTTAGAAAAGATGTTTTATAtgtaaatcaaaattattttcatgtGAAATAAGGACCTGATTCAATTTCATTGATTcaaaacatacatatttttacaATGCATACAATACATACAGTTTTAAATGGAAACACTACAGTTTCAGGACACACTCATAAATCTATCTTGATTACTCAGATGTGGCCATTGTTTCAGTTCGCTTCAGTGTGTGTTGATCTTCTCGGAGGCTCAGTTGTATGTTCTGACCCCTGAGTTTTTATACTAGTCCCTATTGGTCTTTTCTCCATGAATTCTTGCCAATGGAGTAATACACCTTGGTTGAAATAAACTTTACCTGGAATGACAGACAGGTTCAGAATCCATTCCATGTTTTATTTGGTGTCGTGTTTGGTGTTTAAGTGTAAAGGTGCTGGACATTTATGACATGGACCTCGATGGGGTCGGTCGGCTTTTAAGGCAGTcagataatgattattattattgtcaggtGATGGTGATGGGTTCATTATGATATAGTTATATACTCCTGAGGATTGTTGttggtgatgaagatgatgatgatgatgatttgtgTGTTTGGAGGGGAGCTGCTTTACACCCATCATTGTTTAAATGCGCTCTAATGAAGCTGGAGGTTCATGGAAAAATGTTTGTGTTCaattaaaaaatggtaaaactaGAAGCATTTCTGACTCTTCATTATGTTTGACCGACTTCATTATTAGTCCAACACTTGACAAGtggggaatgaaaaaaaaaagtactagcCAGAGATCTCTCAGAGACTCTTATTAAGGAAACCTgttctttaattaacattttagctTCAGGGCTTTAAGTAGTAAGACGTGTTATTACGATTCTCCAGAACTGTTTCCAGTAAACCACACAAACAAATATGTGGAGTGTTGTTTATTCATATACGATTgcaatatttattaatcttttgaaTTTTGGcataaagtcaagtcacctttatttatattatgcTTTATAcaatattgtgtcaaagcagacTTCCAATGGTGTCTGAGCTGGGGGTCCCAAAAAAGACCCaagctccatcggtgacagaaatggagaaaaaacatctAGTTGACACGAGTTGGGCTGTAGAGgtcatctctaggtgctgatccgtCATCTGGACTGGGGAACAAAATTGTTGATTTGACATCAGGcttttcacaaaaatgaaaatggctATAACATATGATAATATGAGTAAAACAATGACCTATGAATATACAAAACGAACAGCTACATGTACTTAGAAATCATGGAAAATGCTGTTACCagtaaatgtaatcaaataatgacgttttaaatgtcatttaccaTTGGCATGAAAGTTCATTTTGGACCATGGTCCAGTGTGGTCGGTATCTTCAATTATTTGCATTATGACTGTTGCATATACTCAGAAAAAGCAATATATTactgaggaaaaaataaaaaggaaaggaaaaaaagcAATTTTCAACAGATGAAACCCATTTCTTCCCTTTAAACATTCTTCTCTATTCCAAACAGCTGGTTATGATCCATCACACGACAAAGCGCGTAACTGAGAGATTGTTTAACCATCTGAAAACAAAGTATTGTGATTTTTGCACCAAGTCCTCCAGAGTGCAGACAAATGGCTTGTGTGTGAGTAGAAGAATTGATTTCccttacatttttaatgaaatcattgCATCAACCTGTGTCCAACAAGACCCAGTGAAACTCTGGAGACTTATGGATCTCAAGTTTTGTTATTAAATTGAAAGCTGCTATTACAGTCACCTGTATCATTGCTGGATTCCAAGCAAAGGAGGCAAAGAACCGCGTTCTTATTGGAAGTCTTGTGTAATTGTTTAAGTATCCCACAGGACGAGTGTCCTGTCAAACCAATAGACTTTATGTACAATGCatctctacaaaaaaaaaaaagatgctgtcATACCGATATAACTAGGTGTGGGCGGTGTGAGGTTTCAGCTGGGAGACCAAGCTTTAAAATGAGACGAAAGACTGCTGTCACGCTGTCTTAAAGACACCTCGCCATCATTATAATGAAACGCTCACTTTCTCACACCGATGAATGTCACTGCAATTCTTCCGCTTCGAGGAAGTCATTACACTTCGTGGCTGACTAGTCAAGATAATCTAGTGAGCAACCAACCAAGATAGCATCGTATGCTGTTACACATTCTGCTTAGATATCATGCTGGGGCCTTACAGGCtgcttaaaacataataataatactgtaataGTCAATGGTGTTAAAAATAGTGGGCAACTTAATATGTTTTGAGATTGCATCTGACTATCTACATGTAAAAGTATGGTGCTTTTATGCGTCACTCATGCGTTTTTCTCTCAATCCTTACCCTTTAATATATTTcagttaataattattttagtttttttttctttttttgtggcaTTAGTTTCAGTTTGCCATATTACTAACCAGTGTTGTTGTTGAAATAAAAACTACttacaataattttaattaaagtatatccaaaataaaatctcatattatgataataatatgaaaacttaaaacaacatttaaaaaaaagattctgccaacttactgaaataaaatgtaaaaattaaagttGAGGTActaattattaaaactgaatatatatatatatatatatatacattactgtttttaatgtttttgaaagaagtttcttctgctcatcaagcctgcatttatctgatcaaaaatacagaaaaaaacagtaatattgtgaaatattataacaacaaataatagttttctatttgaatgtacttaaaaaaaaattattcctgtgatgcaaagctgaattttcagcatcattactccagccttcagtgtcacatgtaacaaccagtcgatcacatgatcatttagaaatcattctaatattctgatttattatgagtgttggaaacagttctgctgtctaatatatttgatgaataacagcttaaaaagaactgcatttattcaaaataaaaaaatatataataatatatattctaataatatattttctttactatcacttttatcaatttaacacatccttgctgaataaaagtattgattttattaaaaaattactgaccagtagtgtatattgtcattacaaaatatttatattttaaaacatagcttttctttcttttttctttttttttattcatcaaagtatcctaaaaaagtatcacatgttctgaaaaaatattaagcagcagaactgtttccagctttgataatgaatcatcatattagaataatttctaaaggatcatgtgataatgatcctaaaaattcagctttgtatcacagaaataaatgataatttaaagtataatacatttaaaaacaattattttaaattgtaataacaaatcacaatatttcacatttttttctgtatttttgatcaaataaatgcagacttgagtGCATGTGTCTGTACAAGTCTGAGTTCGTTTGCCCTGTGGTGCTTTTCCAAAGAGCTGAACTAGAGCTACAGAAGGACCAGAAAGGAAGAAGGGCTTATTAACAAAGGCTTCTTCAGTTTCAGGACTGTTTCACATGAAGATTGCCTCAAGACAGCACAGGGAGACCTCTGGTGTTGAAAGGTGTACTTCAAGCGCTGTAACCCCATCCAAGAGTTTATTTTCCCCTTCAACTTTATGATTACTCTTATTTTTACTTGTTCGGTCATGAATTTGCTCTTCATAAACCTCCTTCCACTGTACCGATTCCAAGTTGTGGGAAACTTtggaatttgatgaatgtactcATGACAATAACCTGTGCCTTCAAGCACTTCTGCACGCATAAATACTTTATTgcacattttctatttttttatgttaactcTGAATGCCACTGCTCATATGTCACTATTGTTCTGTGAAGCACAGCACCCCTCGGGCCCTATTCCTTTTGTAGGAAACCAGTAAACTAGTTTTGGGTTTAAAATTAACACAACAATCTCACATGAAACCAGCTGGTGCTCTCAAAAGAGACAGATTATTTACTTTGCAAGGGAAATGCACCTCATAAACTCACAAATTCTTAACAAATCTGCTTTGGTAACCTTAATTTGTCATCTTCTGTCAGATTTTGCCATGCATTGAGTATGCATTAAATGTGTTTGTCTTTCATTGGACAGATCTCCTTTTGCAGTTTTCAGCTTCATAAACCTCCTAATTCAGAGTTCACACATTTGCAATAAAAAATTTCCCTAATTTTTTTCTTGGGTCACTTGAGATGAGATGGTGTTATGAAAGTCATGTCAGCGTGTATATAATATTAGTATGTATTCAAATTGTATAATATCCAAGGTACACATTTCTAGTTATTGTACAGTTATTTTTTAGAGTTACTATTTCAAGTGTAATTTATGAGatttgttgtattctgaatacaatttttcttttcaaaagCAAAAATGTTGATCATACTGATTTCAGAGTTAAGGATTCATAAATTTGAATAcacaacaaaaactataataacatCTTAGTTGATAATTCAGTATAGTTTATTTTTGACAACATCCCATGTTTCAGTAGTGACTGCACATTTTCGTTACTGACAGTGATGCTTTGGTAGCGACCACATCATATTCATTTTACTTGCACACTAAAAAAATTGCATAACTTTAgttaaattttgtttatttagccCAAATATGAAGATTATGTGTTCCCTTTTGTCACTGCCGAAACAATGATGACTTGTTTCGGTCATTTTATGAGATAACAacccaaaaaagaaaacagatgtcACTACCAAAACTGCACCATATGTAGTGACTCTTTCGTAAGTGACAATTTTAGACACCTTTGAACCGATCTCAAAGATTCAAATCAGCACATGGTGAGCTAGCACACATAGAAATTAAATGATATGGAATAACTCctaaaaaaaagtgtgcttaattgcaGAAAAAGGGTGTTCGGTAGTGCTGTTCCTGAGAGTTAGAGATTTTTCAGACTTTTGAACACATTTACCTCAAAATGATGGGCCTGTCTACTCACCCTGTAGCTATGAGAGAGACAGacataaatgttattaaattaaaaattatttcaatatCATTTTCATAAGTTGAAATTTAGGGGTTAGGATTCGGGACAGCCCCCTCCCAATAGTAAGTACCCAATAAATGAAGACTTCATAagcttactaatattttaaatatgattgtGGGTTTCAATAGAGAATAAAAGGATATTAGTAAACATCTACTGTAAAATTTGAAAACTTAAATGTGGACCAATTCTGTAGAATGGCCCATATCCGACACGATTCCTCTTTTGCAATCggtttaaaactgattttattaaTGCCGCCtttgttaaatgtgaaataaatcgTTGAATAAAAAGTCAGTTGGTAATCAAATATTTTTGTACTAATGTGCAGAATGAGACCTGGCTTTGTCTTGATCAAATAACTATGGACTTCCCATGAAAGACCTCATCTTGATGGCAGTATATGTCTctgtaaaatctaaatatatgccACCATGTCAATGGTACCTCAACACATATGCCAGTCACATATGAGGGTCTGGATGCTCCATTTGGTCTTTGGGACTGAGAACTCGACATCCATTTTTTTCCAGAAACAAGTTGAAATGTGGATTCCTCTGACCACAGCTCACATTTCCAATGTCACCAGagggttaaataaatacatatacacagacacacaattaCAGAGCTGGTGCTCTGTTGACTGACAGAGATAAGAGTTTCAAGCTGTACACCACCAAATTCTCCAGGTTAAAGATTAGAAGAATATTTCCACTGACGACTGTGGGAAAAACACAAACCATAACCATGCATAGCAACCCTGTCAAGATTTCTCGCCCTGAGCAGGGGCTTTCCCTTTTTGTAAACCAACAGTGTCTTCTTTGAGACTTTGGGTCTATATTGTTAAATACACATTTCTCCATTTTGAGCGCTAATGATGTGACATCCAGAAGAAGATCGGTTTTGGACTGAGCTAATGTTGCATGGCTGGATGATTGCTTTTGTTTCTTTGAACTGTCTGCCAGACGGGTTTGTTGAATGCACTGGACACCGCTCCCAGGACAGATCCATCGTGGCTCACCATACACAAACCCAGCCATGTGAACACAGCAGCTGTTGGGTGTTTTTTCTGAGTCAACCAGAGTTTGAGACGTATGCATTAGCCCAGGGCCCAAACAGTCTTTTTTCTCACCCgtctgtgtgttttcaaatgagtCGGGCTGTCTTCTGGACGCCTTCATCCTGAACAGGCCCAAGTTCCCCGTCAGGCTCAACAGGACAACCACAGCAGGAAGAACCCAGGAAAACTCATCAGTGCTGGGAAGGCAGGTGAGAAGATGGCCACCTTTTTCCCGACAGGTTTCCACTGACATCTGCTCCAGCGTCCAGTCATGGCTGCTGTAGATCCCGCTCACGCTCCATGCTAGAAGACATCCCAAATAGCCAACTGTCATAGAGAGGGATTCACTAGC
The genomic region above belongs to Carassius gibelio isolate Cgi1373 ecotype wild population from Czech Republic chromosome A11, carGib1.2-hapl.c, whole genome shotgun sequence and contains:
- the LOC128022062 gene encoding uncharacterized protein LOC128022062 isoform X2, producing MESSLTPFHVSSDVIALRFLLFLCQAYGVVLLLMPPLIAVELLVELLCQDGRLKGQDARQRDASESLSMTVGYLGCLLAWSVSGIYSSHDWTLEQMSVETCREKGGHLLTCLPSTDEFSWVLPAVVVLLSLTGNLGLFRMKASRRQPDSFENTQTGEKKDCLGPGLMHTSQTLVDSEKTPNSCCVHMAGFVYGEPRWICPGSGVQCIQQTRLADSSKKQKQSSSHATLAQSKTDLLLDVTSLALKMEKCVFNNIDPKSQRRHCWFTKRESPCSGREILTGLLCMVMVCVFPTVVSGNILLIFNLENLVVYSLKLLSLSVNRAPAL
- the LOC128022062 gene encoding uncharacterized protein LOC128022062 isoform X1, which gives rise to MEGVLEVTLCLCVCKLMSSMLLCSSVVTHAITAVSLCCSCLLLFTDLAVTMFLLYVWLMESSLTPFHVSSDVIALRFLLFLCQAYGVVLLLMPPLIAVELLVELLCQDGRLKGQDARQRDASESLSMTVGYLGCLLAWSVSGIYSSHDWTLEQMSVETCREKGGHLLTCLPSTDEFSWVLPAVVVLLSLTGNLGLFRMKASRRQPDSFENTQTGEKKDCLGPGLMHTSQTLVDSEKTPNSCCVHMAGFVYGEPRWICPGSGVQCIQQTRLADSSKKQKQSSSHATLAQSKTDLLLDVTSLALKMEKCVFNNIDPKSQRRHCWFTKRESPCSGREILTGLLCMVMVCVFPTVVSGNILLIFNLENLVVYSLKLLSLSVNRAPAL